A stretch of the Solanum dulcamara chromosome 6, daSolDulc1.2, whole genome shotgun sequence genome encodes the following:
- the LOC129892583 gene encoding bax inhibitor 1-like, with protein sequence MNFSEMKEQVINGVKWYFNRNWNRDDVMNMDEIPDEVHTTLKMVYLSLFCAMLSITFGTYLQWTSIAGGKYTVLSYIANLILLYHTPPERLNTRILISMWAAYSLGSSVGIFTNYLFKIEQHYVHRLLAGITIGIGNLLYRAIKTTDRREIYTGCLKYCGVLVFSIIAFFLLERDTTLWMIKIHTVLILFMGYLVIYSQEILYYANFGEINFVNCTFTVFFHLPGIVIHATRLYLQGEQHEHN encoded by the exons ATGAATTTCTCAGAGATGAAAGAGCAGGTCATTAATGGTGTGAAATGGTACTTCAATAGGAATTGGAACAGAGACGACGTGATGAATATGGATGAAATTCCCGATGAAGTTCACACAACCTTGAAGATG GTGTATCTTAGTCTCTTCTGTGCCATGTTGAGCATTACTTTTGGAACCTATTTGCAATGGACCTCGATAGCTGGGGGGAAATACACAGTCCTTTCTTATATAGCAAATTTAATCTTGCTTTACCATACTCCACCAGAGAGACTG AACACGAGGATCTTAATCTCGATGTGGGCTGCCTATTCATTGGGTTCCTCTGTTGGCATTTTTACCAATTATCTCTTCAAAATCGAGCAACA CTATGTTCACAGACTTTTGGCAGGTATAACAATTGGCATTGGAAATTTATTGTATAGAGCCATCAAAACAACGGATAGGAGAGAAATCTACACCGGTTGCCTGAAATATTGCGGTGTTTTAGTGTTCTCCATAAttgctttctttcttttggaaagAGACACAACTCTCTGGATGATAAAG ATACACACTGTGCTGATATTGTTCATGGGGTACCTTGTGATATATAGCCAAGAAATACTGTACTATGCTAACTTTGGGGAGATTAACTTCGTCAACTGCACATTCACCGTCTTCTTCCATTTACCTGGCATAGTGATCCATGCTACAAGACTATACCTTCAGGGTGAGCAACATGAACACAATTAA
- the LOC129891982 gene encoding transcriptional adapter ADA2-like isoform X2 codes for MGRSRAVHQSTDDDPTQRSKRKKAAPNVENLDTAATGQILTEGKKALYHCNYCNKDISGRIRIKCAVCSDFDLCVECFSVGAEVQPHKSNHLYRVMDNLSFPLICADWNADEEMLLLEGLGMYGLANWAEVAEHVGTKSKLQCIDHYKSTYISSPCFPLPDMSHVMGKNREELLAMAKDQGYAAPGGVNVTEESPFSAGIKMEDQREDNSAELASVGGSASGTLEGAGKKSSSLLHSKENPDSIKVEGCPADRSIGEKKPRTSVDEGPSMTELSGYNSKREEFEIEYDNDAEQMLADMEFKETDTNAERELKLRVLRIYNKRLDERKRRKDFIMERKLLHPDPFEKDLTPEEKDICRRYRVFMRFSSKEEHDDFLRSIIKEHRMMKRIRDLQDARVAGCRTLAEAERYIDQKRMLESDENVRRLKENSQSGPSGKYLQRAGHFKVEHDSSPSGVARGPEMMDSCCNDLSSTTAPHGVGSAVDIWDVSGFSGAELLSEAEKKLCDEMRILPTHYLNMQQTISMGIFSGNITKKSDAHGLFNVDPNKVDKVYEMLVKKGLAQA; via the exons GTCTAAGAGAAAAAAGGCAGCACCAAATGTGGAGAATCTTGATACTGCAGCGACTG GCCAAATATTGACTGAAGGGAAAAAGGCTTTGTACCATTGCAATTATTGCAATAAAGACATATCTGGAAGGATCCGAATAAAATGTGCTGTGTGCTCTGACTTTGATCTTTGTGTGGAATGCTTTTCTGTTGGAGCAGAAGTGCAGCCTCACAAAAGCAATCATCTGTACAGGGTTATG GATAACCTGTCATTTCCTCTCATATGTGCTGATTGGAATGCAGATGAGGAAATGTTACTTCTAGAG GGTTTGGGAATGTACGGATTGGCGAACTGGGCTGAAGTTGCTGAACATGTTGGAACAAAGAGTAAATTGCAGTGTATTGACCACTATAAGTCCACATATATTAGTTCTCCTTGTTTTCCGCTTCCG GACATGTCTCACGTTATGGGAAAGAACAGAGAAGAACTTCTTGCCATGGCCAAGGATCAAG GATATGCTGCTCCCGGGGGAGTTAATGTTACAGAAGAGTCTCCATTCTCTGCAGGAATCAA GATGGAAGATCAACGGGAAGATAATTCAGCTGAACTTGCCTCAG TTGGAGGTTCTGCTTCTGGTACATTAGAAGGAGCTGGAAAGAAGTCATCTAGCTTACTTCATAGTAAGGAGAATCCCGATAGCATCAAAGTGGAAG GTTGTCCTGCAGACAGGAGTATCGGAGAGAAAAAGCCTAGGACATCAGTGGATGAGGGGCCTTCTATGACAGAATTAAGTGGTTATAATTCCAAGAGAGAGGAGTTTGAAATTGAATATGATAATGATGCTGAACAGATGCTGGCTGATATGGAATTTAAAGAGACAGATACCAATGCTGAACGTGAACTGAAACTTCGGGTATTGCGTATATACAATAAAAG GCTTGATGAGAGGAAACGTAGGAAGGATTTTATTATGGAAAGAAAACTACTTCACCCTGATCCTTTTGAGAAAGACCTCACCCCAGAGGAGAAGGACATATGCCGTCGTTACAGAGTGTTCATGCGTTTTAGTTCAAAAGAGGAGCATGATGATTTCCTTAGGAGCATAATCAAGGAGCACCGGATGATGAAACGAATACGAGATCTTCAG GATGCCCGAGTAGCTGGTTGCCGAACTTTAGCTGAGGCAGAAAGATATATTGATCAAAAGAGAATGCTGGAATCTGATGAAAATGTACGTAGACTAAAGGAGAACTCCCAGAGTGGCCCAAGTGGCAAATATTTGCAAAGAGCAGGTCACTTTAAAGTGGAGCATGACAGCAGCCCCAGTGGAGTTGCTAGAGGCCctgaaatgatggattcttGTTGCAACGACTTATCATCAACCACCGCACCACATGGTGTTGGAAGTGCTGTAGACATTTGGGATGTCAGTGGCTTTTCAGGGGCTGAGTTGCTCTCAGAAGCT GAAAAAAAGCTTTGTGATGAGATGAGAATCCTGCCGACTCATTATCTAAACATGCAGCAAACCATATCTATGGGGATCTTTAGTGGCAACATCACCAAGAAATCTGATGCTCATGGTCTATTCAATGTTGATCCGAATAAGGTGGACAAAGTGTATGAGATGCTTGTTAAAAAGGGCCTGGCTCAAGCATAA
- the LOC129891982 gene encoding transcriptional adapter ADA2-like isoform X1 produces MEYKGRRSNKKRREYDGRRSKRKKAAPNVENLDTAATGQILTEGKKALYHCNYCNKDISGRIRIKCAVCSDFDLCVECFSVGAEVQPHKSNHLYRVMDNLSFPLICADWNADEEMLLLEGLGMYGLANWAEVAEHVGTKSKLQCIDHYKSTYISSPCFPLPDMSHVMGKNREELLAMAKDQGYAAPGGVNVTEESPFSAGIKMEDQREDNSAELASVGGSASGTLEGAGKKSSSLLHSKENPDSIKVEGCPADRSIGEKKPRTSVDEGPSMTELSGYNSKREEFEIEYDNDAEQMLADMEFKETDTNAERELKLRVLRIYNKRLDERKRRKDFIMERKLLHPDPFEKDLTPEEKDICRRYRVFMRFSSKEEHDDFLRSIIKEHRMMKRIRDLQDARVAGCRTLAEAERYIDQKRMLESDENVRRLKENSQSGPSGKYLQRAGHFKVEHDSSPSGVARGPEMMDSCCNDLSSTTAPHGVGSAVDIWDVSGFSGAELLSEAEKKLCDEMRILPTHYLNMQQTISMGIFSGNITKKSDAHGLFNVDPNKVDKVYEMLVKKGLAQA; encoded by the exons ATGGAATACAAAGGAAGGCGATCTaataaaaagagaagagaatacGATGGAAGaag GTCTAAGAGAAAAAAGGCAGCACCAAATGTGGAGAATCTTGATACTGCAGCGACTG GCCAAATATTGACTGAAGGGAAAAAGGCTTTGTACCATTGCAATTATTGCAATAAAGACATATCTGGAAGGATCCGAATAAAATGTGCTGTGTGCTCTGACTTTGATCTTTGTGTGGAATGCTTTTCTGTTGGAGCAGAAGTGCAGCCTCACAAAAGCAATCATCTGTACAGGGTTATG GATAACCTGTCATTTCCTCTCATATGTGCTGATTGGAATGCAGATGAGGAAATGTTACTTCTAGAG GGTTTGGGAATGTACGGATTGGCGAACTGGGCTGAAGTTGCTGAACATGTTGGAACAAAGAGTAAATTGCAGTGTATTGACCACTATAAGTCCACATATATTAGTTCTCCTTGTTTTCCGCTTCCG GACATGTCTCACGTTATGGGAAAGAACAGAGAAGAACTTCTTGCCATGGCCAAGGATCAAG GATATGCTGCTCCCGGGGGAGTTAATGTTACAGAAGAGTCTCCATTCTCTGCAGGAATCAA GATGGAAGATCAACGGGAAGATAATTCAGCTGAACTTGCCTCAG TTGGAGGTTCTGCTTCTGGTACATTAGAAGGAGCTGGAAAGAAGTCATCTAGCTTACTTCATAGTAAGGAGAATCCCGATAGCATCAAAGTGGAAG GTTGTCCTGCAGACAGGAGTATCGGAGAGAAAAAGCCTAGGACATCAGTGGATGAGGGGCCTTCTATGACAGAATTAAGTGGTTATAATTCCAAGAGAGAGGAGTTTGAAATTGAATATGATAATGATGCTGAACAGATGCTGGCTGATATGGAATTTAAAGAGACAGATACCAATGCTGAACGTGAACTGAAACTTCGGGTATTGCGTATATACAATAAAAG GCTTGATGAGAGGAAACGTAGGAAGGATTTTATTATGGAAAGAAAACTACTTCACCCTGATCCTTTTGAGAAAGACCTCACCCCAGAGGAGAAGGACATATGCCGTCGTTACAGAGTGTTCATGCGTTTTAGTTCAAAAGAGGAGCATGATGATTTCCTTAGGAGCATAATCAAGGAGCACCGGATGATGAAACGAATACGAGATCTTCAG GATGCCCGAGTAGCTGGTTGCCGAACTTTAGCTGAGGCAGAAAGATATATTGATCAAAAGAGAATGCTGGAATCTGATGAAAATGTACGTAGACTAAAGGAGAACTCCCAGAGTGGCCCAAGTGGCAAATATTTGCAAAGAGCAGGTCACTTTAAAGTGGAGCATGACAGCAGCCCCAGTGGAGTTGCTAGAGGCCctgaaatgatggattcttGTTGCAACGACTTATCATCAACCACCGCACCACATGGTGTTGGAAGTGCTGTAGACATTTGGGATGTCAGTGGCTTTTCAGGGGCTGAGTTGCTCTCAGAAGCT GAAAAAAAGCTTTGTGATGAGATGAGAATCCTGCCGACTCATTATCTAAACATGCAGCAAACCATATCTATGGGGATCTTTAGTGGCAACATCACCAAGAAATCTGATGCTCATGGTCTATTCAATGTTGATCCGAATAAGGTGGACAAAGTGTATGAGATGCTTGTTAAAAAGGGCCTGGCTCAAGCATAA